The Verrucomicrobiota bacterium genome contains the following window.
GAAGGGAATGCCGAAGACATCCGCGTATTCGACATTGAAGAGGTTTTCTTCATTGAGATCGTACGATTGGCGGCGGAGCGCTCGCCCGATAACCTGCTCGCATAGGAGTTGGGTGCCAAAAGCGCGGACCCCAAGCACATGCGTGACGGTATTCGCATCCCAGCCTTCAGTAAGCATGGAGACGGAGACCACACAACGGATGGACCCACCGAGTTGGCCATGCTTGCCAACGGTATTCATGACCTCACGCAGTAATTCCTGATCGGTGATGTTATCCGCTGAGCGGGCGTCCCCGGAGCGCTCGATAATCTCACGGCGAAAGCGTTCGATCTCATCGCCCGCCATACCCCGAAAGTTGTCGTCAAGGGCGTCTCCCGCCTCGAGTTGCTCGCTGTCAATGAGCAGGGTGTTGGGGCGCGGCAGTGGGTTGTCGGTCGTCTCGTCGAAATTTCGGAACAGGGCGAGGCAACCGTTTACCAGGGTGGTGGTGCCGTCCTCGTTTTTCCGGTGGAACCCGGAAATAAAATCATAGACCAGCTTTGAAATGGCGGTGTTTTGGCAAACGATGATGAAACAGGGCGGCACCCGAATGCCTTTTTCTTCCCACAATTTGAAGGTTTTCTCGTAGTGGCCGTAGAGTGATTGGAGCGCGGTTTGCAGGCGGGTCGGTAGTTTAAGGGGATCAAGTTCTTCGCCTTGGCTGCGCCCTTTTTTGGGCATGTCCTTGCGGATATTCTCCCAGAGGTTGCGGTAAACCGGCATTTCATCGCCAGGAATGTTCTCCGCGACCGGGACGCGGGGCAGTTTCACAATGCCGCATTCAATCGCATCCATGAGTGAAAAGTCGCTCATGGTCCATGGAAAGAGCGTACCCTCTGCGTAGCCGGAACCTTGCAGGAAGAACGGGGTGGCCGAAAGATCAATGACGCGGGCAACGCCCAGTTTTCGGTTCACCGCTTCGAGGCCGGAAATCCAAAGGCGGGCAGCTTCATTGTTCTTCTCGGCCTCCTTGCGGTCATCACCCTTCAGTTCCTCATCGTCGGCCTCCTGCGGCTTTTCTCGGTAGCAGTGGTGCGCTTCGTCATTGAGCACAAGGATGTTTTTCATCCCCATGAGGTCGGGCATGACACGCTGAAGCATCTGCCCCTCACTTTCCGTGGTGTTCAACTCTTCCCCGGTGCGCCCTTGGAGCAGTGAGCGTCCACCAGCGGAGAGTTCGATGCGCTCGCGTAACTTGAACGCGTGGAAGTTGGTGATGACAATTTTGGCGCGGTTAACATCATCCAGCATGTCGCTCGGCACCAGCTCGCGGTCCTTGTAGTAGCTGTCCGGGTCGTTCGGCTGCAGGACGCGCAGCCGGTCCTTGATGGTCAGACCAGGCGCAACGACGAGAAATCCCCGGCTGAAATGTTTGCTGCCGGATCGCCGGACGGCATTGATCGTCTGCCAGGCAATCAGCATGGCCATGACGGTAGTCTTGCCAGCACCCGTGGCCAGCTTCAAGGCGAAGCGCATGATTTCGGGATTGGCATCCTTGTTGGCAGCGGCGAGGAGTTCAAGAATTCGCTTACCACTGGCAATATGCGGTGCGACCTCAGTGAGCCAGATGGCGGTTTCGGCGGCTTCCACCTGACAAAAGAAGGGGCGAATGCTGCTGAATTTGTGCTGTCGCCAGTGCTGTAGCAGTCGGGCTGTTTCTGGTGTTACCTGCCATTGGTTGGCGTTTGGCAAGGCCCGCCACGAATCCACGTTTTGGCGCACTTCATTGATGATGGCGGTGAGGTCGTATTGCTGCTCCTTGGTCGAGAGCCCTTTCCCCTCATCAAATACCATTTCATCCTGCTGCGCAGCTTTCTTCCGTTTCTTCGGCTTCGGGATGGGCGTGATGAACTCGGCACGGCGGCGAATATCCACAATGCGCTGCGTGGGTTGGCCTTGATCGTCCAGTTCCCAATGCCGCCGTGGGCACTCATACGGTGAGTTCAGAATTGGGTGGTCGAAGAAAGGATTGGCCATACTTAGCGCTGGTTGACGCGGCAAATGCGTCCGGTTTCATCGGTCTGTTTTGAAGGTGTGGCAGGCTTGTCAATCTGCAGTCGTTGCCCGTTTTGTGCCAGGAAGCTCATATTGCCAGCCTGGCTGAGGCCAAGATACACAAGCATTGGCAGCTTCACCTCCGGCGAGAGCTTTTGTTGGTCACTTGCGGTTGCAAGCCAGAGTACGTTATCCGCAGCCGCAAGGGTATCTGCGACTTTCTGCTGCAAGTCTGGAGCCGCCAAGTCCAAGTCGCGCAGGATGAAACCCACCTTCGATACCTCCGCTCTGGGCTGAGTGATTAGATTGGTTATGTCGTGCCAGTTTGCTATGGTCATCGCCTCCATTTGTAAGCTGATCGTGCCCAAGCCTAGTTCAGTTTCTGCCAGTCCACGCGCCAGTTGGAAGGACTCGGCGCCGGCAATAAAGCAAATGCCACGCACTGGCACCGGTTGGTTGAAAAACGATGAGGGAAAGAGCGTCCGGCGCAAGAACGTCACAAGGACTTGCTGGCTGTATCCTGCCGTCTGTCTTTCAAGCACCTTTATTTGCATGGCTTGCCTTCGATGTGAGCATATCAGAATGCGATGAATCATCACCAGAGAGGACCCGCTCCCTTGTCCTGGCGCGCCCATCAGTTTTTACCTTATCCTTCATTGCCAATGCCGCTAACACCTAACATTTAACCATCTACGAGTGAAAACCGAAAATGCTGTGGCACTCTACCAATTCCGACGGCGGTTGAAACCAAAAAATTGAATTAGTTGTGGCGTGCTATCCAATGCAGGAATCATCGAGTTGACAATTGGCA
Protein-coding sequences here:
- a CDS encoding DEAD/DEAH box helicase family protein; the protein is MANPFFDHPILNSPYECPRRHWELDDQGQPTQRIVDIRRRAEFITPIPKPKKRKKAAQQDEMVFDEGKGLSTKEQQYDLTAIINEVRQNVDSWRALPNANQWQVTPETARLLQHWRQHKFSSIRPFFCQVEAAETAIWLTEVAPHIASGKRILELLAAANKDANPEIMRFALKLATGAGKTTVMAMLIAWQTINAVRRSGSKHFSRGFLVVAPGLTIKDRLRVLQPNDPDSYYKDRELVPSDMLDDVNRAKIVITNFHAFKLRERIELSAGGRSLLQGRTGEELNTTESEGQMLQRVMPDLMGMKNILVLNDEAHHCYREKPQEADDEELKGDDRKEAEKNNEAARLWISGLEAVNRKLGVARVIDLSATPFFLQGSGYAEGTLFPWTMSDFSLMDAIECGIVKLPRVPVAENIPGDEMPVYRNLWENIRKDMPKKGRSQGEELDPLKLPTRLQTALQSLYGHYEKTFKLWEEKGIRVPPCFIIVCQNTAISKLVYDFISGFHRKNEDGTTTLVNGCLALFRNFDETTDNPLPRPNTLLIDSEQLEAGDALDDNFRGMAGDEIERFRREIIERSGDARSADNITDQELLREVMNTVGKHGQLGGSIRCVVSVSMLTEGWDANTVTHVLGVRAFGTQLLCEQVIGRALRRQSYDLNEENLFNVEYADVFGIPFDFTAKPVIAPPQPPRETVQVKAIRPDRDALEIRFPRVEGYRVELPAERLTASFTDDSILVISPDLVGPSKTRNSGIIGEGADMDLEHLDKVRPSTILFHVTHRLLYTKWRDPGEAPKLHLFGQLKRITKQWLDTCLVCKGDTHPALLMYQELADMACNKITAGINHALEGQRPIKCLSANKSCLFRRALSI